The genomic interval TGCGCGGTGTAGCGGAAGAGGCGGGCGCGCAGCAGCATCGCCAGGCCGGCGGCCAGGGCGAGCAGCCGGGGCCAGGGGCCGCCCGCGGAGGTGAAGGCGAGCACGGCGGTGGAGCCGACGACGACGGCCGCGCAGCCGCCGACGAGGCCGAGGAGCAGTTCGTGGCCGCGGCGGACCTGGGCGGCGATGCGCTCGGCGTCCACGGGCTCGGGCGTCTGGCCGCGGTCGGCGAGGTCGTCGGAGCCCGCGCCGCGGGGGGCGGCGTAGCCGATGGGGAGGCGGGCCACCCGGGCGGACAGGCCGGGCAGGAAGGCGATGGCACCTATGGCGACGACGGCGCAGACGGCGGCCGCGTCGGCGGGGCGGGAGTCGGTGAGGATCACGCAGAAGGCGGCGAAGGTGCCGGTGGCCGCGGCGGTGAGGGCGGCGACGAACGGCGCGTCGCCGGCGGGCATGACGGCGACGAGCGCGGCGGAGGCGACCAGGACGGCGGCGCAGCCGAGCAGGAACTGGAGCCGGCCCGCGCCCTCGCCGGCCGCCGGGCCGAGCACCCCGGAGCCGGCGATCATCAGGTGCGGGAGGGCGGCGAGGCCCAGGGCGACGGCGGAGGCGCGGTCGGCGTAGACCCTGGCCCGTACGCCCGCGAGGGCGGTCAGCAGGACGCCGACGGCGGCGGCCACGGACCCGGACACGCCGTGCGTGTCGTGCCGGGCGGGGTCGGCGAACCAGAGGGCGAAGCCCATGAGGGCGAGCAGCAGGGCTCCCCCGGCCAGGCCCCAGGCCCGCAGGAGCCGGTCGTTCCACAGGGTGCGGTCGCGGGTGACCGCGGCGGCGACGGCGTCGGTGACGTCGTCGTGCACGGCGGGCGGCAGCGACTCGGCGAAGGGCCGGAGCGCGAGCAGGTCGCCGTCGAGGATCCGCTGCGCGGCGAGCGAGCGGGCGCTGTCGAGGACGGTGCCGTCGCGGCGTACGAGGTGGTAGCCGGTGGGCGCGCCGACGGGCTGGGTCTGCCCGGTCAGGCGCAGGATCTCCGGATACACGTCGGCGACGGCGATGTCGTCCGGAAGGGCGACGTCTATCCGGCTGTCGGGCGCGACCACGGTCACTCGGCAGAAGCCGGTCGCAGCGGACGTACTCACCTATCGGGCCCCTTGGTTCGCTCTGGTTCGCTCCGACGATCACTCTGGTGATCGCTCATGCTTGCGCGCGGCGGCCACCCTATCGGGAGGCTTGACGCGTACGTCGATAGGATCACCGTTCCGCGCAGGGGAGGCCGTCGCCGTCGGGGTGACGGGCGGTGCCGCGCGGAATTGTCCTTGCCGTGCGGAGGGGTTGAGGCATCCGGTGAGCCAGATCGTGGTCAGTCGTCCACCGAGGGCACTGCCGCCGGAGGTGCCCGGCGCGGAGATCCGCCTGGAGGCGCCCCCGGAGCTGCCGAGGGGCGCTCAGGACAGTGTGCTGATGCAGCTGTTGCCGACGCTGGGCATGGCCTCGTCGATGGTCTATTTCTTCATGCCGGGCGCCGCCCCGATGATGAAGATCATGGGCGTCATGATGATGTGCTCGACGCTCGGCATGACCATCGCGATGGTGGTGCGGCACCGTCAGGGCTCGCAGGGGCAGACGGCGGACATGCGCCGTGACTACCTCAAGTACTTGGCGCAGACGCGCCGGACGGTGCGGCGCACGGCGAAGGCGCAGCGGGACGCGCAGTTCTATCTGCACCCCTCCCCCGATCAGCTGTGGTCGGTGGTGGCGGAGGGGACGCGGCTGTGGGAGCGGCGGGCGAGCGACGACGACTTCGCGCAGGTGCGGGTCGGGCTGGGCACGCAGCAGCTCTCGACGCCGCTGGTGGCTCCGGAGACGGCTCCGATAGACGACCTGGAGCCGTTGACGACGGGTGCGATGCAGCAGTTCCTGGCGACGCACGGTTCGCTGGACGGGATGCCGGTGGCATTGTCGCTGCGGGCCTTCTACCACGTGACGCTGTCGGGTGAGCCGGAGACGGTGCACGGGACGGCGCGGGCGCTGG from Streptomyces albireticuli carries:
- the eccD gene encoding type VII secretion integral membrane protein EccD, yielding MSTSAATGFCRVTVVAPDSRIDVALPDDIAVADVYPEILRLTGQTQPVGAPTGYHLVRRDGTVLDSARSLAAQRILDGDLLALRPFAESLPPAVHDDVTDAVAAAVTRDRTLWNDRLLRAWGLAGGALLLALMGFALWFADPARHDTHGVSGSVAAAVGVLLTALAGVRARVYADRASAVALGLAALPHLMIAGSGVLGPAAGEGAGRLQFLLGCAAVLVASAALVAVMPAGDAPFVAALTAAATGTFAAFCVILTDSRPADAAAVCAVVAIGAIAFLPGLSARVARLPIGYAAPRGAGSDDLADRGQTPEPVDAERIAAQVRRGHELLLGLVGGCAAVVVGSTAVLAFTSAGGPWPRLLALAAGLAMLLRARLFRYTAQVAAVLGAGLTALALLVLGLALQPPAGTDGSLDVRTLWVAAAVTLGGALLTTVALVVPEKGLSPFWGRVSDLAESTLLLALVPLCLAVLGLYSAARGLAG